A part of Larkinella insperata genomic DNA contains:
- a CDS encoding tRNA-(ms[2]io[6]A)-hydroxylase, producing MTTLGLELPSDPRWVDVAKMNLGDILIDHAFCEQKAASSCISLIVQYPEHEKLVEVLTPVVAEEWGHFQRVLKELRKRNIPLGKPRKDEYVNQLQAILRKPSDRNEQLMEKLLLNALIEARSAERFKLLSESLTDEYLQKFYRELMISEAGHYRNFIELAEEYVPKEKVRKRWKEFLEAEAEIMKTMEVRADRFH from the coding sequence ATTACGACCTTAGGCTTAGAGCTTCCGTCCGATCCGCGTTGGGTCGATGTTGCCAAAATGAACCTGGGCGACATCCTGATCGATCACGCTTTTTGTGAACAGAAAGCCGCATCGTCGTGTATTTCGCTGATCGTGCAGTATCCCGAACACGAGAAACTGGTGGAGGTGCTGACGCCGGTGGTGGCCGAAGAATGGGGGCACTTTCAGCGTGTTTTGAAGGAACTTCGCAAACGGAACATTCCGTTGGGGAAACCGCGCAAAGACGAGTACGTGAATCAATTGCAGGCGATTCTGCGCAAGCCGAGCGATCGGAACGAGCAGTTGATGGAAAAGCTCCTGCTCAACGCCCTGATCGAAGCCCGCAGCGCCGAACGGTTTAAGCTGCTGTCGGAAAGCCTGACGGACGAATACCTGCAGAAGTTTTACCGCGAACTGATGATTTCGGAAGCCGGGCATTACCGTAATTTTATTGAGCTGGCCGAAGAATACGTGCCGAAGGAGAAGGTCCGCAAACGCTGGAAGGAGTTTCTGGAAGCCGAAGCGGAAATTATGAAGACGATGGAAGTGCGGGCCGACCGGTTTCATTGA
- a CDS encoding DoxX family protein — protein sequence MLLILWAVFWLTSRFAFRRMLASHPKKGRLAAALAFSFIGISHLITPEKMEYMVAGWLPYARELVIISGVAEIAGGIGLLIPRFQRLAGWGLVLLLIAMLPANINVAVHQLPPPGAYPHRPGTSGHGCCFSRSTSPGSGGAR from the coding sequence TTGTTACTCATCCTCTGGGCGGTTTTCTGGCTCACATCCCGATTTGCCTTTCGCCGGATGCTGGCATCGCATCCTAAAAAAGGCCGGCTGGCCGCAGCACTGGCCTTTTCGTTTATTGGGATCTCCCACCTGATAACACCCGAAAAAATGGAGTACATGGTTGCCGGCTGGCTTCCCTACGCGCGTGAACTGGTCATAATCAGCGGTGTTGCGGAAATAGCGGGTGGCATTGGGCTCTTGATTCCGCGGTTTCAGCGGCTGGCGGGATGGGGACTTGTTCTGTTACTGATCGCGATGTTGCCAGCCAATATCAACGTGGCCGTCCATCAGTTGCCTCCGCCGGGGGCCTACCCGCATCGCCCTGGTACGTCTGGTCACGGTTGTTGTTTCAGCCGCTCTACATCGCCTGGATCGGGTGGAGCGCGCTGA
- the lpxK gene encoding tetraacyldisaccharide 4'-kinase, whose amino-acid sequence MFNHLLKPLSWLYGGITDVRNLLYDRKIISVLTPATYTIAVGNLTVGGTGKTPHVDYLVSLLKQTGPVATLSRGYGRQTRGFRVVTDADTADTVGDEPLLLYRKHGKTAEIGGADVLVSVGEKRAEAIPKLLTIRPDWRAIVLDDAFQHRPVHPQLNLLLMDYNRPFYADQPFPSGRLRERRHGALRADVVLVTKCPDELEAAEQRAIQQRIRTYSRADVPVFFTGLRYGKPVGFADSFVKNEGPRERRVVLVSGIARPEPLEQYVKTHFTLAGHLRFADHHRYTPADLERIVRELPGDGTVLTTEKDFVKLAPLLAETGLDASRFWYLPIEIMFLSGEAEFRQIVEQTDLDRPSQAGAGVKKI is encoded by the coding sequence GTGTTTAACCACCTGCTGAAACCTTTAAGCTGGCTGTACGGCGGAATTACCGACGTTCGTAACCTACTGTACGACAGGAAGATTATTTCAGTGTTAACGCCCGCAACCTACACCATTGCTGTAGGGAATCTGACGGTTGGCGGAACGGGCAAAACTCCCCACGTCGATTATCTGGTCAGCCTGCTCAAACAAACCGGACCGGTTGCCACCCTCAGCCGGGGCTACGGTCGCCAGACGCGCGGTTTTCGGGTCGTGACGGATGCGGACACCGCCGATACCGTAGGGGATGAACCGCTGCTGCTGTACCGGAAACACGGCAAAACGGCGGAAATCGGTGGGGCGGATGTGCTGGTGAGCGTTGGCGAAAAGCGCGCGGAGGCCATCCCGAAGCTGTTGACAATCCGACCGGATTGGCGGGCAATTGTGCTGGATGATGCTTTTCAGCACCGTCCTGTCCACCCGCAGCTGAACCTGCTGCTGATGGATTATAACCGGCCATTTTATGCTGATCAACCTTTCCCGAGCGGGCGGCTGCGCGAACGGCGGCACGGTGCCCTGCGGGCGGATGTGGTGCTGGTAACCAAGTGCCCCGATGAACTGGAAGCCGCCGAACAGCGGGCAATTCAACAGCGAATCCGGACGTACAGCCGGGCGGACGTACCGGTATTTTTTACGGGTTTGCGGTATGGAAAACCCGTCGGGTTTGCGGATTCTTTCGTAAAAAACGAAGGACCACGGGAGAGACGCGTGGTGCTGGTATCGGGTATTGCCCGGCCTGAACCGCTGGAACAGTACGTAAAAACGCATTTCACGCTGGCCGGTCACCTGCGGTTTGCGGATCACCACCGGTATACCCCGGCCGATCTGGAACGAATTGTGCGGGAGTTGCCCGGGGATGGAACGGTTCTGACCACCGAGAAAGACTTTGTGAAACTGGCTCCTCTGCTGGCTGAAACCGGTCTGGATGCTTCCCGGTTCTGGTATCTGCCGATCGAAATAATGTTTCTGAGCGGTGAAGCGGAGTTCAGACAAATCGTTGAGCAAACCGACCTAGATCGACCAAGCCAGGCGGGCGCCGGTGTTAAAAAAATATAA
- the hemF gene encoding oxygen-dependent coproporphyrinogen oxidase: protein MVVDKQRITQFFTELQDTICQALEQTDGQGRFQEDLWERPEGGGGRTRILQSGAVIEKGGVLFSAVHGPASEAVLKQMNSHEPADFYATGVSIVLHPHSPLVPIIHMNVRYFELSTGHSWFGGGIDLTPHYVDAEDARWFHQQLKAACDRHDPAYYSNYKTWADDYFFIRHRAETRGIGGIFFDYLRPENDDHKAALFAFVQEIGNTFAPIYTHFMQKNRSLPFGEKEKKWQMLRRGRYVEFNLVWDRGTKFGLETNGRTESILMSMPPQANWIYDYHPEPGSREEQTLFALKKGVNWV from the coding sequence ATGGTAGTTGATAAACAACGAATTACCCAATTTTTTACCGAATTACAAGACACTATCTGTCAGGCGCTTGAGCAAACGGATGGACAGGGGCGCTTCCAGGAAGACCTTTGGGAACGTCCGGAAGGGGGCGGAGGGCGTACGCGCATTCTGCAAAGTGGCGCCGTAATTGAAAAAGGAGGAGTGCTGTTTTCGGCGGTTCATGGTCCGGCTTCGGAGGCCGTTCTCAAGCAGATGAACTCCCACGAACCGGCTGACTTCTACGCTACCGGGGTTTCCATCGTACTGCACCCGCATAGCCCGCTGGTACCGATCATTCACATGAACGTCCGGTATTTTGAGCTTAGCACCGGGCACAGCTGGTTCGGGGGCGGTATTGACCTGACACCCCATTACGTGGACGCCGAGGATGCCCGCTGGTTTCATCAGCAGTTAAAAGCTGCCTGCGACCGGCACGACCCGGCGTATTATTCCAATTACAAAACCTGGGCCGACGATTATTTTTTTATTCGTCACCGGGCTGAGACGCGGGGCATTGGCGGGATCTTCTTCGATTACCTGCGTCCGGAAAACGACGACCACAAGGCGGCTCTATTTGCTTTTGTTCAGGAGATCGGGAACACCTTTGCGCCGATATACACTCATTTTATGCAAAAAAACCGGTCCTTGCCTTTTGGCGAGAAGGAGAAAAAGTGGCAGATGCTGCGCCGGGGGCGGTATGTGGAGTTTAATCTGGTTTGGGACCGGGGCACCAAGTTTGGCCTGGAAACCAACGGTCGTACCGAGTCTATTCTGATGAGCATGCCACCGCAAGCCAACTGGATTTACGATTACCACCCCGAACCGGGTAGTCGGGAGGAGCAAACGCTCTTCGCGCTGAAGAAAGGCGTCAACTGGGTATAA
- the menC gene encoding o-succinylbenzoate synthase: MSLKADFFKYTLHFTFEAGTSRGTLTQKDSYFIRICDDEDPAVVGWGECGPLRGLSIDDRPDFAEQLRHTCDLFNQLDLQLFHWNIPIVLQLISDRLPSIQFGFETAMRDYINGGTRTVFENEFGTGVRAIPINGLVWMGKPDFMRRQIEEKLEAGYTTIKLKIGALDFQQECALLESIRSRFSPDQIALRVDANGAFSPDQALAKLNQLATYGIHSIEQPIRQGQPELMAELCRQSPIPIALDEELIGHMEYVDKKRLLKKIQPQFIILKPTLLGGFIHCSQWIEIANVLGIGWWITSALESNIGLNAIAQFTAQFKNSLPQGLGTGQLYHNNVESPLTIENGFLKTDLSKPWQLQALKTDKSVRVEN, translated from the coding sequence ATGAGTCTCAAGGCCGACTTCTTTAAATATACACTGCATTTTACGTTCGAGGCCGGAACGTCGCGGGGTACCTTAACCCAAAAAGACAGTTACTTCATCCGAATCTGCGACGACGAAGATCCGGCGGTTGTCGGTTGGGGGGAGTGCGGGCCGCTTCGGGGCCTGAGCATTGACGACCGTCCTGACTTTGCTGAACAGCTTCGTCACACCTGCGATCTGTTCAATCAACTGGATTTGCAGCTTTTCCACTGGAATATTCCGATTGTGCTGCAACTCATCAGCGATCGGCTGCCGTCCATTCAGTTTGGTTTCGAAACCGCCATGCGCGATTACATCAACGGCGGCACCCGCACGGTTTTTGAAAACGAGTTTGGCACCGGCGTTCGGGCCATCCCCATCAACGGTCTGGTCTGGATGGGAAAACCGGACTTTATGCGTCGGCAGATTGAAGAAAAGCTGGAAGCTGGTTATACTACCATCAAGTTAAAGATTGGCGCCCTTGATTTTCAGCAGGAATGCGCCCTGCTCGAATCCATCCGCTCCCGTTTCAGTCCCGATCAGATTGCCCTACGCGTTGATGCTAACGGCGCCTTTTCGCCCGACCAGGCCCTGGCCAAACTCAACCAGTTGGCTACTTACGGCATTCATTCCATCGAACAGCCTATTCGCCAGGGCCAACCGGAGCTCATGGCCGAACTGTGCCGCCAGTCTCCGATTCCGATTGCGCTGGATGAAGAGCTGATCGGGCACATGGAATACGTTGATAAAAAGCGGTTACTGAAAAAGATTCAACCGCAATTTATTATCCTGAAACCTACCTTGCTTGGCGGCTTTATCCATTGCAGTCAGTGGATCGAAATCGCCAATGTGCTCGGCATCGGCTGGTGGATTACGTCGGCGCTGGAGTCCAATATCGGTCTCAATGCCATTGCTCAGTTTACGGCTCAGTTTAAAAATTCGCTTCCGCAGGGCCTCGGCACCGGCCAGCTTTACCACAACAACGTTGAAAGTCCGCTGACGATTGAAAACGGTTTCTTGAAAACCGACTTGTCGAAACCGTGGCAACTTCAGGCCCTGAAAACGGACAAGAGCGTCCGGGTGGAAAATTAA
- a CDS encoding putative porin yields the protein MRLVYILSVSILFIWATLPAKAQLPTRMPQFGGNRMGASGQATSTGSQGGNSGGPILDDSTKLIYGPTTTRYFLESDVLNNRKTLIPIDTTLEDVQRTNYLSRYNYLYTDLGNLGTALRSVFYATPAIGSQTGLNAYTLYGYQTQTVRYFDTRSPFTNMYLVLGGRGQNMVNFDFARNINPRLNTGFNLQRMTSDVQFVGGSGNVTTTPRLVENWNFVVHANYRSRTNKYTLLAHYNNLNHRSVDQGGITEPASTTANVADPTLDRDPILTNANSHEKRNEFHLYQQYVLDTAFQVYQTLDLRAQSYRYTDTDLAQGLAFPEPSNPARKPLYPDFVYDSVETRQTTLFQSLDNQIGLKGQFSFRRSAFNYRAWLRNRLYGLTNQYNAARLLPDESYKSSRFETYVGGWLGYYFPDSLTRVTAEMEYLLGRDFRFQGRIESRFLVGGYESIFASPTLLQERYISNIYQWDHLSRLSSQFGLRGTQHIYGLLNVRLGKLKLSPSLDYYLLTNYIYFDTLAMPRQLPEAFSVFRTGLGLEFRAGKFRLLGQGYHTLVSRDDVLRIPQLFANAQVEYGFLLFKKLYVLVGVQAHYKSAYFADQYMPLTQQYHLQDEVRLDDFILAEPFANFRINRVRLFVKLAHANQELLGQVYYSAPYFRTISRSFSFGVHWLLFD from the coding sequence ATGCGTCTTGTTTATATTCTGAGTGTAAGTATTCTGTTTATCTGGGCAACCTTGCCCGCGAAGGCCCAGTTGCCAACCCGCATGCCGCAGTTTGGCGGTAACCGAATGGGGGCCAGCGGGCAGGCAACCAGCACGGGCAGTCAGGGAGGAAATTCCGGAGGACCAATCCTCGACGACTCGACCAAACTGATTTATGGGCCCACCACCACACGGTATTTTCTGGAAAGCGACGTACTGAACAACCGCAAAACGCTCATTCCGATTGATACAACGCTGGAAGACGTTCAGCGAACCAATTACCTCAGTCGCTATAACTACTTGTATACGGATTTGGGCAACCTGGGAACTGCTTTGCGCTCCGTGTTCTACGCAACGCCGGCCATCGGTTCCCAGACTGGCCTGAATGCCTACACGCTCTACGGTTATCAGACCCAGACGGTTCGGTATTTCGATACCCGCTCACCCTTCACCAATATGTATCTGGTGCTTGGAGGACGCGGTCAGAACATGGTAAATTTTGATTTCGCCCGAAACATCAATCCACGCTTGAATACCGGCTTTAACCTCCAGCGGATGACATCGGACGTGCAGTTTGTGGGGGGAAGTGGCAATGTAACGACGACACCGCGGCTGGTGGAAAACTGGAATTTTGTGGTCCACGCCAACTACCGCTCCCGCACAAACAAGTACACCTTGCTGGCGCATTATAACAACCTCAACCACCGTTCCGTTGATCAGGGGGGCATCACCGAACCCGCTAGTACCACCGCCAACGTCGCTGACCCTACCCTGGACCGCGACCCTATTCTGACGAATGCGAACTCCCACGAAAAGCGAAATGAGTTCCATCTTTATCAGCAGTACGTTCTCGACACGGCTTTTCAGGTTTATCAGACCCTCGATTTACGGGCGCAGAGCTACCGCTATACCGATACCGATCTGGCTCAAGGACTGGCGTTTCCCGAACCGTCGAATCCGGCCCGAAAACCGCTGTATCCCGATTTTGTGTACGACAGTGTCGAAACCCGCCAGACAACGCTGTTTCAGTCACTGGATAATCAGATTGGGCTGAAAGGCCAGTTTTCGTTTCGTCGGTCGGCGTTCAATTACCGGGCCTGGCTTCGAAACCGCCTTTACGGTCTGACGAATCAATACAATGCCGCCCGGCTTTTGCCGGATGAAAGCTACAAAAGCAGTCGGTTCGAAACCTACGTGGGGGGCTGGCTGGGCTATTATTTTCCCGACAGCCTGACGCGCGTTACGGCCGAAATGGAATACCTGTTGGGGCGCGACTTCCGGTTTCAGGGCCGAATCGAAAGCCGTTTTCTGGTGGGGGGATACGAAAGTATATTTGCCTCACCGACCTTGCTGCAGGAACGCTACATCAGCAACATCTACCAGTGGGACCACCTCAGCCGCTTGTCGTCGCAGTTCGGGTTACGCGGTACGCAACACATTTACGGCCTGCTGAATGTGCGGCTGGGGAAACTCAAGCTAAGTCCCAGCCTGGATTATTACCTGCTGACCAATTACATTTATTTCGATACGCTGGCCATGCCGCGGCAACTCCCGGAGGCATTCAGTGTTTTCCGGACGGGGCTGGGGCTGGAGTTCCGGGCGGGCAAATTCAGGCTGCTGGGGCAGGGTTATCATACGCTGGTTTCGCGCGACGACGTGCTCCGGATTCCGCAGTTGTTTGCCAATGCGCAGGTGGAATACGGTTTTCTGCTGTTCAAGAAACTGTACGTGCTCGTGGGGGTTCAGGCGCATTACAAATCCGCGTATTTTGCCGATCAGTACATGCCGCTCACCCAGCAATACCACCTGCAGGACGAGGTTCGACTGGATGATTTCATTCTGGCTGAACCGTTTGCCAACTTCCGCATCAACCGGGTGCGGCTGTTTGTCAAGTTAGCCCACGCCAACCAGGAGCTCTTGGGGCAGGTGTATTACAGCGCCCCGTATTTCCGAACCATCAGCCGTTCGTTTTCTTTTGGGGTACATTGGTTATTATTTGATTAA
- a CDS encoding DUF1835 domain-containing protein: MKTLHILNGDATAEAFAQSNIVRPSDPSDVLIWREALSEGPVKAEGPLDEFWGIRRAWLSVYAGEPAADSYDQQVVQELKKLANSADYDEIYLWFEHDLFCQINLVFLLAQLAQQPRKAAKIKQVSVDSVPGEPFFKGMGQLTGAQLATLYLQAEELTSHELDAAARVWRAYAGPDPMAVQDLLGADLGRLRFLKTALTYHLQRFPFTSNHLNLNEHLLTAILMEGPLTEDRLIERFLQQDRVYGITDLSVAEYIRQLNGKLWAYTDEGVSLTEAGADIISGRRQLNPVERWLGGFYQTPDSPYRWDSELEKLIEV, encoded by the coding sequence GTGAAAACCCTGCACATCCTCAACGGCGACGCAACGGCCGAAGCCTTTGCCCAGTCAAACATCGTCCGGCCCTCCGATCCGTCCGATGTCCTCATCTGGCGCGAAGCGCTGTCGGAAGGTCCGGTCAAGGCGGAAGGCCCCCTCGACGAATTCTGGGGCATCCGGCGGGCGTGGCTTTCCGTTTACGCCGGAGAACCGGCCGCGGACAGTTATGATCAGCAAGTGGTTCAGGAACTGAAAAAGCTGGCGAATTCGGCCGATTACGACGAAATTTACCTCTGGTTCGAGCACGATCTGTTCTGCCAGATCAACCTGGTTTTCTTACTGGCGCAACTGGCCCAGCAACCGCGAAAGGCCGCCAAAATCAAACAGGTATCAGTGGATTCGGTACCGGGCGAACCATTTTTCAAAGGCATGGGCCAACTGACCGGAGCCCAACTGGCGACCCTCTATTTGCAGGCCGAAGAACTAACTTCGCACGAGCTGGATGCCGCGGCACGGGTTTGGCGGGCCTACGCCGGGCCGGATCCGATGGCGGTTCAGGACCTGCTGGGTGCGGATCTGGGGCGACTACGGTTTCTGAAAACCGCGTTGACCTACCATTTGCAGCGGTTTCCGTTTACCAGCAACCACCTGAACCTGAACGAACACCTCCTGACGGCTATTCTGATGGAAGGCCCGCTGACCGAAGACCGGCTGATTGAGCGCTTCTTGCAACAGGACCGCGTTTATGGCATCACGGACCTGAGCGTTGCCGAATACATCCGGCAGTTGAACGGCAAACTCTGGGCGTATACCGACGAGGGGGTGAGTCTGACCGAAGCCGGGGCCGACATCATTTCCGGGCGTCGGCAGCTTAACCCGGTGGAACGCTGGCTGGGGGGCTTCTACCAGACCCCCGACTCACCCTATCGCTGGGATTCTGAACTGGAAAAACTGATTGAAGTGTGA
- a CDS encoding PD-(D/E)XK nuclease family protein, producing the protein MSFLSEVAQHIFQRHQTRMDNVWVIVPTRRAVSIFQQHLCEQTDTPFLSPHVLAVDDFITQSAGVLLIDPVSLLFELYEVFKEIDASLEFGRFLNWASVLLTDFDRIDQYMISPSELFSYLTAAKALERWKLEIPDGRPAKLETAGTQRYFKLFENLETAYQALHERLLAKGWAYRGMAYRLLAEQIEEKVRDNPAYEQLYFVGFNALSRSEEQIVKTLVKAQKAEMLWDTDAYYMQSRRQEAGKMLRTYKAEGWSGPWTWEQSLLTNKPKHIQVIGVPNASMQAKVASQLYRQKAGSDPDGGTTALVLGDETLLLPVLYSLGGLVTDLNVTMGLSLQNSHLYTLVDALFEMQRTVVGFQKKDGSGTVFIPKFHYRHVVKILNHPFVRQYERGRLAALTEDAPRIVQKTLTAITTDNLVYLDERQLIQMGENDPLFEVLFRRWPDDKPLVVIRQFYALIDVLKGVYAEQQDAIEAEYLYLFQNLLRQLETTLEREDRNELVDIRSLKQFLYELIRQTSIPFESEGGSALQVMGMLETRALDFDRLIILSVNEGVLPQSRKLNSLLPFDACTAVGLPTYQDQESVMSYHFYRLLQRAKEVSLLYVTSADAYGTSKGEKSRFIRQLEHELVPTSKGMITLSYPTVRFGQMAEKKPLLDAYDSLDIPKSEAILEKLRKELEGQFNPVKNRTFGGIYPTLLNNFLSCSLKYYFSRVISMQEDEDVSDEMDAAEFGQWIHNTLEMLDQQYRMTGQEVSAETVTTTLKRNYEEQFKNRVTESGVNRLLYRIGEDLMVRFNDLQTERYGQNLEVLQTEEEWDTFLDVDTAIGPLRIRIAGKIDRVERLRQPDGTTLIRVADYKTGKVEAKDADVKSIDLLLADSQKDKARQLWLYQYLVYKKMLQNRGLQFDKEWIDGTNTRVVAGFYSFRNLEGGFLENKLYLGPPEEFVRQTENHLRKIVADLFDPARPFQKTSEKKICEWCEYRKLCGR; encoded by the coding sequence ATGTCATTTTTAAGCGAGGTTGCCCAGCACATTTTCCAGCGCCATCAAACGCGGATGGACAACGTGTGGGTAATTGTGCCGACGCGCCGGGCGGTTTCTATTTTTCAGCAACACCTCTGTGAGCAAACCGATACGCCATTTTTGTCGCCCCACGTGCTGGCCGTCGATGACTTCATCACCCAGAGCGCGGGCGTGCTGCTGATTGATCCGGTCAGTCTGCTGTTTGAATTATACGAAGTTTTCAAGGAAATCGATGCGTCGCTGGAATTCGGACGGTTTCTGAACTGGGCCAGCGTGCTTTTGACCGATTTCGACCGCATCGATCAGTACATGATTTCGCCCTCGGAGCTGTTTAGCTACCTGACGGCGGCCAAAGCCCTTGAGCGCTGGAAACTGGAAATCCCCGATGGCCGCCCGGCGAAACTCGAAACCGCCGGTACGCAGCGGTATTTCAAGCTATTCGAGAACCTCGAAACGGCGTATCAGGCCCTGCACGAACGGCTGCTGGCGAAAGGCTGGGCCTACCGGGGCATGGCCTACCGGCTGCTGGCCGAACAGATTGAGGAGAAAGTGCGCGATAATCCGGCTTATGAACAACTCTACTTCGTGGGATTCAACGCCCTGAGCCGGTCGGAGGAGCAAATCGTGAAAACGCTGGTGAAGGCGCAGAAGGCCGAAATGCTCTGGGATACCGACGCTTACTATATGCAGTCGAGACGGCAGGAAGCCGGTAAAATGCTGCGGACTTATAAAGCCGAAGGGTGGAGCGGCCCCTGGACCTGGGAGCAGAGCCTGCTGACGAATAAGCCCAAACATATTCAGGTCATTGGCGTTCCGAATGCCAGCATGCAGGCAAAAGTAGCCAGCCAGCTCTACCGGCAAAAGGCGGGTTCCGACCCGGACGGCGGCACCACGGCCTTGGTGCTGGGCGACGAAACGCTGCTGTTGCCCGTGCTCTATTCGCTCGGCGGACTAGTCACCGACCTGAACGTAACAATGGGGCTTTCGTTGCAGAATTCCCACCTTTACACCCTGGTTGATGCCCTGTTCGAAATGCAGCGGACGGTGGTGGGCTTCCAGAAAAAAGATGGCAGCGGCACGGTTTTCATCCCCAAATTCCACTACCGGCACGTCGTCAAAATCCTGAATCACCCGTTTGTCCGGCAGTACGAACGGGGGCGGTTGGCCGCGTTGACGGAAGACGCCCCCCGCATTGTCCAGAAGACGCTCACGGCCATCACGACCGATAACCTGGTGTATCTGGACGAGCGGCAACTGATTCAGATGGGCGAAAATGATCCACTGTTCGAGGTGCTGTTCCGCCGGTGGCCCGACGACAAACCGTTGGTGGTGATCCGGCAGTTTTACGCGCTGATCGACGTGCTGAAAGGCGTCTATGCCGAGCAGCAGGACGCCATCGAGGCCGAATACTTGTACCTGTTTCAAAACTTGCTGCGGCAACTGGAAACCACCCTCGAGCGCGAAGACCGCAACGAACTGGTGGATATCCGGAGCCTGAAGCAGTTTTTGTACGAACTGATTCGGCAGACCAGCATTCCGTTTGAAAGCGAGGGGGGGAGCGCCCTGCAGGTAATGGGGATGCTCGAAACCCGGGCGCTGGATTTTGACCGGCTGATCATTCTGTCGGTGAACGAAGGGGTGCTGCCTCAGTCGCGTAAGCTGAATTCCCTGTTGCCCTTCGATGCCTGCACGGCCGTTGGCCTGCCGACTTACCAGGACCAGGAATCGGTGATGTCGTACCATTTTTACCGACTCCTGCAGCGGGCCAAGGAGGTTTCACTGCTTTACGTTACCTCCGCCGACGCCTACGGGACCAGCAAAGGCGAGAAAAGCCGGTTTATCCGCCAGCTTGAACACGAACTGGTTCCGACTTCGAAAGGAATGATAACCCTGAGTTACCCGACGGTGCGTTTTGGTCAGATGGCCGAGAAAAAGCCGTTGCTGGACGCGTACGATTCGCTCGACATTCCGAAAAGCGAAGCCATTCTGGAAAAACTGAGAAAGGAATTGGAGGGCCAATTCAACCCGGTCAAAAACCGCACGTTTGGCGGCATATACCCCACATTGCTGAACAATTTCCTGAGTTGTTCCCTGAAATACTACTTCAGCCGGGTCATCAGCATGCAGGAGGATGAGGACGTCAGCGACGAAATGGACGCGGCTGAGTTTGGGCAGTGGATTCACAACACGCTCGAAATGCTCGACCAGCAGTACCGGATGACGGGCCAGGAAGTCAGCGCCGAAACCGTGACCACCACGCTGAAGCGCAATTACGAAGAGCAGTTTAAAAACCGCGTCACCGAATCGGGCGTCAACCGTCTGCTGTACCGGATTGGCGAAGACCTGATGGTGCGTTTCAACGACTTGCAGACGGAACGGTACGGCCAAAATCTGGAAGTGCTGCAAACGGAAGAGGAATGGGACACGTTTCTGGACGTTGACACGGCTATTGGCCCCCTGCGCATCCGGATTGCCGGAAAAATTGACCGGGTTGAGCGGCTGCGGCAACCCGACGGCACGACGCTCATCCGGGTGGCCGACTATAAAACCGGCAAGGTGGAAGCCAAGGATGCCGACGTCAAAAGCATTGACCTGCTGCTGGCTGATTCGCAGAAAGACAAGGCCCGCCAGTTGTGGCTGTACCAGTACCTGGTTTACAAAAAAATGCTGCAAAACCGGGGCCTGCAGTTTGATAAGGAATGGATCGACGGAACCAATACGCGGGTCGTGGCCGGTTTTTATTCCTTCCGCAACCTGGAGGGCGGTTTTCTGGAAAACAAACTTTATTTGGGGCCACCCGAAGAATTTGTACGGCAGACGGAAAATCACCTACGAAAAATTGTTGCAGACTTGTTTGATCCCGCCCGGCCATTCCAGAAAACGAGCGAAAAAAAGATTTGCGAATGGTGTGAATACCGGAAACTGTGCGGCCGTTGA
- a CDS encoding Crp/Fnr family transcriptional regulator gives MNPRYPDQPRAYKNRTIGPKSDQWQSFSTAFEYVEYSKKSFLTRAGELENYLYFIVEGGTSSLFSKEGREVCLDLWFADHFVSSYVAFLTRQPSQIFIQALFSTKTLRIHYDVLQKIYEQDDESNKVGRLFAEGLYIARTQREIRLLSQTAEERYLDLLQRQPELVQQLPVKTIASYLGIHPESLSRIRKQV, from the coding sequence ATGAATCCGCGTTATCCCGATCAGCCACGCGCTTATAAGAACCGCACCATCGGGCCCAAATCCGATCAGTGGCAGTCGTTTAGCACGGCGTTCGAGTACGTCGAGTATTCTAAAAAGAGCTTTCTGACGCGGGCGGGCGAACTCGAAAATTACCTTTATTTTATTGTGGAGGGAGGAACTTCCTCTCTCTTTTCGAAAGAAGGCCGGGAGGTGTGCCTGGATTTGTGGTTTGCTGACCATTTTGTCTCATCCTACGTCGCTTTTCTAACCCGCCAGCCTTCGCAGATTTTCATTCAGGCGTTATTTTCCACCAAAACACTGCGCATTCACTACGATGTTTTGCAAAAAATTTACGAGCAGGACGACGAAAGCAACAAAGTCGGGCGGCTGTTTGCGGAAGGGCTGTACATTGCCCGGACGCAACGGGAAATCCGGCTACTGAGCCAGACCGCCGAAGAACGGTACCTGGATTTACTGCAACGCCAACCCGAACTGGTTCAGCAACTTCCCGTTAAAACCATCGCATCCTACCTGGGTATTCATCCCGAAAGTCTGAGCCGGATCCGGAAGCAGGTGTAG